In the genome of Scylla paramamosain isolate STU-SP2022 chromosome 2, ASM3559412v1, whole genome shotgun sequence, the window cctaacctaacctaacctaacctaaccttaggttaggttaggttaggttaacctaacctaacctaacctaacctaacctaacctggccgaaaatcgctcgctgatttatgtctcccccacccaaaaaccccgccttcccacatgtccccaattttgctggactagagggaagggggcatttgtcccccactttaaaatgatgttttaggtgcatgtgaaggtatgtgtaaaagaattgaagtgaatagaccagtaataaggcccggtaaggactctagacaattaccttGTTTTTGATTACCTTTATGGAAACTACTGAGAAACTTACTTTGTTGAAGTTTTTGTTGCAATTGACAGTTTCCGTGAtatagagaattttttttaagtgatgtGCCTAGGTTAgttcaggtcaggttaggtaatgttaggttaggtcagttcaGGTTAGGTGATATcagattaagttaggtcagattagggtaggttaggttaagattgcCTTCATTCAAGCTATCATCTCAATTCAAGTATCCAAAAATTAATATTTTCGTGTTCCCTGCCCACAAACCCTGCTCCCTGACGAATCCCCAAGATCATGGGATGGTGAGGAGAGAATAGACAAAATTaagtattttcaatgtgttttatGCTCAAAATTGTCtacataacataaaaaaaaacaataatcaaCATCATAGTTTTGTACTCAAAACACAGTTTGGTCCTGTTCTAAAAATTTACCTAAATGGCTTGTGACAATTTGTGTCAGCTATTGCATGGTCACATATAGCTAGTTATCCTAGGGAAATGCAACCATTGTGAGCCAAACTTATGTTGGTAATATTAAAAGTTATTTTGTCAAAAAACGGTTATCATATTGTTGTGGCATCCATCACTTACACTGCCATCCACAGCCAACCAGCCACTAATAACCCTTACCCTGCAACTCACACAGAGGAAAAATCAGGACAGCACTCACTCTGTCACCAGGTGCAAGGATGCAGGTGGAAGCAACTCACAGTGATTGGCATAGTAATGGAGTGTGAGGCAAGGATATGCAACAGCATGTGCTGTTACCCAGTCCTTGGTCACTTTACTGTATTATATCATCATGGATATTGTGAAAGGCTTTATATCATCGTGGATATTGTGAAAGGATATTTATCAAGTGGGGTGATGGACATGCAGTCACTTTACATAAAATGGCATCTAATGGGAGTGATGGAGCCAGACAGGATGACTGTTTCTGTATTCCACCTGTTAGCACCAAGAGAAAGGAGATGCATCTGAATTAACTTGACTCAATCCTGAGCAACAATGATATATTGTTATAGCTGGCCttaatcctcggaaggcttattgaCCTGATGGGGATCCTCGTATtcttctccgaaattgtgctgGCGTGCTTGGTGAAAATCTTCCAACTCcatttgtcaacatctacctttcctctcctgctggaagtttacctacattaagccttttcctaaaaagggtgatgactattaatccctcaaactactgccCTATTGCTTTGGCTTCCTgcctctaaagtttttgagtctatcctcaacaggaagattcttaaacatcttatGTCTTAAAAACAttatatctgattgccagtatgggttctgtaaTGGCTGTTCTACatgtgatcttttggctttccttactgagtcttggttgtcttcttttagggattttggtgaagcatatgctgttgccttagaatctggcacaaagctttgatttccaaactaccctcctatggcttctatccttctctctgtaacttcatcttcatgaattgaaacctccctcttgaaagagtttaagtcctaagatggaagaaatacagaaacaggcagggaattccagttTACCTTAGAAagggataaataaatgaaaatgctgGTTAACACTTGCATTAGAGACTTGGACAGAATAGcagtgagagaaaatagagaggcTTGTGCaagttcttgcagcttcacttattttcttatgttcttatgcatacttttcttgctttatttatgaAAATGACTCGCACAGttatctttcacttccttatttAGACTTAAATGTAAAATTATGCTTTCTGTCATGCTGCTGATATGTTACGGATATCATTACTTTCAGTTAAAAATAATTTATCTTGTATTCCCAGCCTTGTgagtggtgatgttgatggaaATTTCAACCAGCTGTTCAAACGTGTGGCAAATGTAAACAGCAAAAATGGACCATTTTCAATGCTGTTATGTGTTGGAAATTTTTTTGGACAAGACAATTCACAGTGGCTTCCATACAAGAGAGGGGAAGCCAAAGGTAAGAAACTCTCTAGTATAATTTTTCAGTTACTTATTAATTATGCTCATAAAATCACAAAGGAATGGGGAACTGACACTTGCTGCTGTGGTTGCAAAACACTCCTGAGGAAGTTCCCTGTATAGCCACAGAGGGATGGTACTCCCATTTTCTCATTGTATTGTGTAATGAATCAATTTATAAGTCTGATACTTTCTCATTTTAACTTGCataatcataatttttttttcattaaacaaGAAAGACTATATAGATATTTTACAAACATCGGACTTTAAttggagaaaataattaatCAGTAAAataagccacagagatgaccagaacttgtatctctctctctctctctctctctctctctctctctctctctctctctctctctctctctctctctctctctctctctcctctctctctctctctctctctctctctctctctctctctctctctctctctctctctctctctctctctctctctctctctctcctctctctctctctctctctctctctctctctctctctcttttctaattGCTTGAAATCATTAGTTCCAGTTCCAACATATATCCTTGGGCCTTCCAGTGAGGATCGTGCTTCAAACTATCCAGATATGAAAGGCTGTGAACTGTGTGAAAATGTCATATATTTGGGTAAGAATATACTCTTGTACTTCATTGCACTTGCATTCATTATGATGAGATTCAGGGATCAGATGGTTGTATCAGAATGAAGGTTTCTGTCCTCAACTTCCTGTTGTTCTTAATTTATATGAATGACTTAGATGCGAGGATTAGGAGTGATATAGGTAAATTTGCTGATGACATGAAGGTAAGTAGAATAATTAAGACAGATCAGGATGCTGAGGAGCTGCAGAAAGACAGATTGTATGAATGGTCAATTAAGTAGCAAAAGGAGTTCAACTTATACAAATATAATGTCTTGAGTGTAGGTAAAAGAAGCAGGCATATAGATTACACCCCTAATAATATCATCCTATGTAGGACAAAGAGTGAATATTCTTGGGAGACCAGGTAACCTCAGATCTTAGACCAAGAGAACAGTGTGTgtcattcaggaacaaattcaGCAGGGTTTTAGGTTTCATCAATAGGATTGTAACAAACATAAGTGCAGAGGCCATCCTGAAGTTATATTTAACATTAGTTAGACCACATCCGGACTATGCGGTGCAGTTTTGGACACCATACTATAGGAAAGATATAGATTCCTTAGGAGTGCAGAGGAGGATGACTAGGATGAGGATGATTCAGGAACTGAGAGGAATATTATATAAAGATAGGCTAAAATGACTCAACCTGCATTCAttggagaggagaaggatgtgtgGGACATGATAGAAGTATTTAAACGGGcaaaagaaaagtgtcttacACAGTTTAATTTGGAATCAGCTTGGTATATTGCAACATATCTTCTTTGATACCCTGTTTAATTCATATTCAGCTTATATCAAGTTTCTTGTCAACCTCCACCACATTGTAATTtgaatttattgattttataaTGTGAATGGTTACATGATCTAACAGAGAATTGTGTTGAGTGGAGATGTCTTACTATTCTAAATAGATGATAACTAGGTTTATGTTTATTTGAGACCATCTTGGATCACCTAAAGTGTGTTTATTATACATAAGAATTTCTATGTTGTTTCTTCGCAAAGCAGGTAAAAATTTAATTAGAAAGAGAAAGTTGCATTTTGAATACGATAGGTATCTTCATCCCACAGGTCCAAATGGTATATATCCAAGTAGCAGTGGTCTGAAGATGGTGTACTTAAGTGGAAAGGAGGCAGCTGGTCATGCAAAGAGTGCTTCCACATTCACTTTTGATGACATAAGTTCTCTGGAAACTCAAGCAACCGCAAAACCAGCCATAGATATCCTTCTCACATCCCAGTGGCCAAATGCAGTATGCAATTATGCCAAAAAACCTGTAAGTGTTGCCATTTGAGTTCTGACAAATTATTTTATGCAAATTAACTCATTTGATTTATGAATAGATTAAAACACACATATTATGTTTTCAGGAAGGCTGTGATCCACAATCTTCAGGATCATCCATGATTTCAAGATTAGCTTTCAAACTTCGACCTCGATACCACTTTtgtggtactgaaggaacttattATGAACGCTTGCCATACAGGTAATTTTTCTGAATTGTATGGGATAATACAGACACTTCCATTGACTTTCACATGTGTCTTTTAGGAGGACAGTAAGCCATGAAGTGATAATGACTCAAACAACTTGCTGAAATAAATTAGTACTTGAAAGGAAATGTCAGAAACTTCTCAGGGATTTTCATAATTAAATATAGTACAGTGTTATTCTGAATAACTTGAGAATATTGTGGATATAGGAACCCACATGCTAATTTAATGGTCAGCTGAGCTTCTTACCCATCTTGGAAGACATCTTGGAGTTTTGAATAACATTGCATCTTATTAGCAGTCTGGTATGGtaacaaacaaaataagatcTCAGGAATTTCTGTTAAAAACAATGTCTTATTAGCTATCAGTTGTGGTATTACAGATGATGAAGTTGTTAACCTTCACTGTACTTGATAAATTCACAGGATATGGGTATTTTTAAAGATTGTAGGTGCTGGTAACATTGAGCATATCATTCATGCCATGAAGTTTGATTCTTGTTGCATAACTCATATTTGTTCATTTTGATCAACAAGTTGTAGCATTTAAAATTTGTTCACAATACTGGGTAATTTTGTGTTATGCTTTATCTTGATCTGCTTTTTTACTCACGATATTTAATAAAATTCATTGTTATAATGCAGTATATTGGTGTCATATGCAGTACCTATTGAGTTTGATTATAAGCAAAAAATTGTCTAGTTTAGTTTGAGTGGTATGCTACATATAAcacatattattgttatttcaaGGAACCACAAAGTACTTCTTGAGCCACCCCGGCATGTAACACGCTTCATAGGATTAGCAAAGGTGGGAAACCCTGAGAAGCAGAAATGGCTGTATGCTTTTAACATCACACCAATGTCTAAGTGTGAATCAACAGAACTAGTGAAGCAGCCTCCTGATGTTACTGAGTGTCCTTTCTCAGACTCCAATATTGCCCGGCCACCAAAACAGGTAGAATGTAATTTGCTAGTTCCTgttactatttattttctattttcagtCAAGTTGTTAGTATCTTGAATTCTTTAGCCTCTGTTGTTGATTATGTAGTAGTTGCAATTTTCAAGGGCAAACTATAAACAAGTATTAAGACTGATTTGTATTTAATATGTTCTGTGTTATTATTGCAAAATGTTGCTTTAACTGAAGATGTTATTGATAATCTCATGCCCTCCCAATGGTTTAGTTACCCAAACCCACATTACAAGCTTCTCTGTGGCTTACTGGGGCCCATCCCTGTGTTAGTGTTTCAAATTCCCCACATTGCAGTATGACTTAGAATCAAACTGACCATCCATATTAAATGTGATTCACTTTAATGTATTGTGTGTTAGTGATGACCTGATTGTAGTTGCAACAGTGATAATTTGTAtctctttcctataaaaaaatTTCCATATAACTCTTCCATTCTGCATGGTCTTCCATTTTCACAAGCTATAGTTAGAGGAAGTCGTGAGCAGGAAGAAACCTTTATCTTTACAGTGCTTCATCTTACTTTAGGTTGGATAGCATCCATATATTATCAGAAATTATCTCATAATGTCTCATAaagctgttgtttgttttttttccgtggGTTCATCTCAATTCTTCATGGTCATTATCTACATAGGTTCCCACTGCTTGGTGTAAAGTGTATTAGGAGAGTTGAGGTTATCTAAAAATTCAAGTTGATTCTGCTGTAAAATGCTGTTATTGGGAAGCTGAAAAGTGCATAAAGCTGGAGAACTTTCTTTTTATCAGAATAGTAAATCCTTATTTAAGAACAGAAAATGCTGAAAATTTATGGTGGGTAATCTTTTTCAAGTTATAGTGATATTATCAGTAGCACAAATGGTAATTTTTTATTCTAAGATAAAATGTTTTTTGGATTTCCTGACCAAACAGAGCAGTGGAAAGAACACAGGTGGAGTCCAGTTCTTCTATGATATGGATGCCAAAACAGGTGATGATAGAGgacagaagagaaagggaggaggaggtgaaggtggagagaTGAAACGTTTACCTCCAAAGCCTACAGGTAAATTATGTTTGTTAATCTGTGTAATTATATCTAATCCCTCACACATGAATTCTTACAACAGCTGTCCATAGCAACAAAGCCAGTGTCTTGGCATTCCATGCTTAACAACCTCCCTTTACTATTCCATCTTCTCCACATACATTGTTCTAATGAAGCTTCCCAACTTACAGATACTACAAGTAGATCCTTTATATCCTTTCTTCTAGTTGAGGGccaaggattctctctctctctctctctctctctctctctctctctctctctctctctctctctctctctctctctctctctctctctctctctctctctctctctctctctctctctctctctctctctctctctctctctctctctctctctctctctctctctctctctctctctctctctctctctctctctctctctctctctctctctctctctctctctctctctctctctctctctctctctctcatatttccatAGAATATGGTGATTTAGTGCGACTTATAACTGGTCATACCATTACCAGCACAGCACTCCAAGGTTAACAGATTTTATTGTTAGGTAGATGCTAGAGGTTGCTGCCCAACATATAAGTGGTCGACCTGTATGCTAGGTATACCATAAATTACTAATTCCCTTGCCAAAAATCTTGGGTTAACCTATACTTCAggaaatatattattttcattaaacTTTTCACTCAGCTTTCCACCATACTTCACCTactctccttttattctccttatcaattattttcttttccagttcAAAGATATTCATAAAGAAAGGTTTCTCATACTTTGCTATTGTATGAATGAGATAAGACACTCATTTTTGTGTTTAATTTCATGCAAATTACTTGGCAATAAGATCATTCTGTTTTGGGTTACAGGACCTTGCTGGTTCTGCTTAGCCAGTCCTGAGGTGGAGAAGCATCTTGTAGTAAGTGTTGGAGACTATACATATTTAGCTTTGGCAAAGGGTGGTCTTGTGTCTGAACATCTCTTGATCTTGCCCATCACCCACTTCCAGAGCACACCAGACCTAGATGATGACTGCCTGCAAGGTGAGCAGAGTTACAATGCTCatattttttatgattctgttatttttaaatggtattataattatattgtattatattCTTGCTAATTGTGCAGCCTCTGAACTTTAAGCCACTTGTTATCAGGTAAAAATATTAACTCGGGAAAGACATATCCCTTATCCTGTGGACTAATTGCACATTGCAGCAAAAACTGTAAATTTTGTAACAGCTGTCAGTTTTTAAGATCCCTTCCGTATATAGTGTTCATCAGCTCAGAAGTCTATTGTGACTCCTTTGTCTCTATGCCTGTATTGACACTGATAATCTTACTGCTGTGATCTGGAAGCAGTCTGGCACTGAGGTAGCTATAAAGTTAGCAATACAAAGTGTTTGTACAAATAGTAAGTGATAGATCTTAGCTTTCCCAGTTTTGATGGCATACAGTTCATCACTTTGGGTCCAGGCCATACCTTTTTGTGATATCTTATAAGGCTTGCAAGTTATGTAGAAGGTAGAAGTTACTTAAACATGTTTTTAAAATTACCTTAGAGTAAAAAAAGATACTGAATTCATTATGTACCTGATAAATACTGTTGTAAAATGATAGAGGCATGTGAAATACCTTTAAACCACAATGCTCACTCACTTTCACTCAAACAGAAATAGAGAAGTTTAAGAGAGCACTTAAAGCAATGttcaagaagaaaggaaaacgtgCTGTCTTCTTTGAGAGAAACTACCGTTCCCAGCATCTCCAGATTCAGGTGGTACCAGTGTCTGATGAGGCTGCCCTACACCTCATGGAAACATTTACAGTATGTTGATGTGAGGCTCATGTAAACTTGTTCATATGTGTCATTCCTGGTGAGAACTTCCTTCATAGGAAGGTGGCCATATTCCTTGGGGTGTAGAATTGTCATTTATCAAGATCCCTGCAGTTCACAACATACTAGATCATTGGGCAACAAAAGCGATCTTGATTGGCTGTATTTATGATTACAAATAAAGCTCATATATTTCATATTCATCTCTGGCTATGTATTTCAGAACACAGCAGAAAGTAGTTCCATTGAATTGGATGAAATTCCAAAACTGTCCAACATTTCTCAAATTGCTCCACCTGGGactccatatttctatgctgaGCTTCCTACAGGTGAAAAACTTTTTCACAGAGTTAAGAAAAACTTTCCTCTTCAGTTTGGAAGGTGAGTGTTTTGAAATTTAGGAAGAAACAAATTTATATATTTGAAATTATAAGAACCATTATGTTATGATGTTTTAATATTCATAAAATGAATCAGagtttttaaagagagagaatataagagaataagtgaatacaaaatattaatgaaatattTCTGATTGCTATGGAATACATTTTCATACAGTGTATGTAGTAACCTGGTCAGGCATGGGGGCAATTCTCTTTGTTATCAGCTGTGATACTGATTGTTGGGCAATACAGTCATTAAAAGCTATACAAAATCCATTATGTACTTACCAACAATGAAATGTTTGCAGGCAGATAGAAATACAAATTAGCTAAATATTAGAATACAGTCCAAGCCACAGTTCACTTCCAGAAAAATATTTGATACTTTTCATATTACAGAAAATTATGAAACCTGCTTAGACTAAGCAGTGGTATAGCACATTTAAATTGCAGTGTATGCTCGCACCTTTATATCATGCCATAACTCCTCTGCATTTTTACAACAAAGTATGGCAAGATGTCTTGGAAGGTCCATTTGAGGCCATGGCAAAAAATATGATGACATTATTAACATGAACATGGTcacagtgtgagtgagtgtgaaggAGAGGGACAGCTGGGCAGCAATGGGAAATGTACACAGTCAGTTGCCAGAAATGCTCTAAACTGACAACATTACTGGGCAGCAGAGGGaaatctggtgtgtgtgtgtgtgtgtgtgtgtgtgtgtgtgtgtgtgtgtgtgtgtgtgtgtgtgtgtgtgtgtgtgtgtttgtccagaaagaacaccacacactcatactctGTTAACCCTCAtgattttgtgtgatttttgtcATGTGGTGTTCTTTTTAGAAGACTCAGAGCATGTCTTTCTACTCTAAAAGGGTTATTCTCTAACATTTACAGCACTGGtctttctttcttaaacctTTTTTTTAGCAATATTGTTGTCTCCTATTCATTCCACTTTCAGCTTAACTATTTCAGGATAGTAACAGTCAATCTGAAGACAGTTTTTGACATGGCCATAGGGCAAAGGATGGTCAGatatgatagtaatgataatgatgacagttATGGTGGCAACAATTATGCACATACAATATATATCCTTTTTaaaactttattttattttatttttttcagagaagTACTTGCAAGTCCACCTATACTCAACGTAACAGAGCGCATTGACTGGAGAGAATGTAAGATGtctaaggaagaagagacagaccTTCGTGACAGAATAAGAGAAGACTTTCGTCCATATGATTTTACACTTGAAGATGATGATTAGCAttcatttttattgtgtgtgtgtgtgtgtgtgtgtgtgtgtgtgtgtgtgtgtgtgtgtgtgtgtgagagagagagagagagagagagagagagagagagagagagagagagagagagagagagagagagagagagagagagagatacaaaagaTTCAATTTAAATCATCCTTGCCAAAGGGCCAAAGGTGGATCTTTATAAATATTGGGTGTAATATTTTTACAGAGAATGTATAACTCATTCTTAAAAGTGCATCACAAACTTATTTATGTTAGTACAAAAAATTTTCAGGTATGTCAGCTCTTCAAATAAAAGGGATGAACAATGAACATACAtgccaccacatcacacaagaGCTCACCCCTTGCCACTGACTAAATAAAAGGATTTGGAAATCTGTTAAGTCAGTTAGTTCATGGTGCCTTgatacagaagaaagaaaaaatatagtaattAATAGTGATACAGATATAGGAATGGAGGTTCTAGTTCAGAATCAAAGTAAGAGATTGTCCAGTACCAGACACTCCCATCCCTCAGATTTCATAGAAAATCTTAGATAAATTCCTATTTAGGTTCAGAGCA includes:
- the LOC135108341 gene encoding CWF19-like protein 1 isoform X3, which translates into the protein MCWKFFWTRQFTVASIQERGSQSEDRASNYPDMKGCELCENVIYLGPNGIYPSSSGLKMVYLSGKEAAGHAKSASTFTFDDISSLETQATAKPAIDILLTSQWPNAVCNYAKKPEGCDPQSSGSSMISRLAFKLRPRYHFCGTEGTYYERLPYRNHKVLLEPPRHVTRFIGLAKVGNPEKQKWLYAFNITPMSKCESTELVKQPPDVTECPFSDSNIARPPKQSSGKNTGGVQFFYDMDAKTGDDRGQKRKGGGGEGGEMKRLPPKPTGPCWFCLASPEVEKHLVVSVGDYTYLALAKGGLVSEHLLILPITHFQSTPDLDDDCLQEIEKFKRALKAMFKKKGKRAVFFERNYRSQHLQIQVVPVSDEAALHLMETFTNTAESSSIELDEIPKLSNISQIAPPGTPYFYAELPTGEKLFHRVKKNFPLQFGREVLASPPILNVTERIDWRECKMSKEEETDLRDRIREDFRPYDFTLEDDD
- the LOC135108341 gene encoding CWF19-like protein 1 isoform X1, with amino-acid sequence MATEQQQQQQQRRRQRHSAPRRAPPCVCLRYTACTWPCSSLVSGDVDGNFNQLFKRVANVNSKNGPFSMLLCVGNFFGQDNSQWLPYKRGEAKVPVPTYILGPSSEDRASNYPDMKGCELCENVIYLGPNGIYPSSSGLKMVYLSGKEAAGHAKSASTFTFDDISSLETQATAKPAIDILLTSQWPNAVCNYAKKPEGCDPQSSGSSMISRLAFKLRPRYHFCGTEGTYYERLPYRNHKVLLEPPRHVTRFIGLAKVGNPEKQKWLYAFNITPMSKCESTELVKQPPDVTECPFSDSNIARPPKQSSGKNTGGVQFFYDMDAKTGDDRGQKRKGGGGEGGEMKRLPPKPTGPCWFCLASPEVEKHLVVSVGDYTYLALAKGGLVSEHLLILPITHFQSTPDLDDDCLQEIEKFKRALKAMFKKKGKRAVFFERNYRSQHLQIQVVPVSDEAALHLMETFTNTAESSSIELDEIPKLSNISQIAPPGTPYFYAELPTGEKLFHRVKKNFPLQFGREVLASPPILNVTERIDWRECKMSKEEETDLRDRIREDFRPYDFTLEDDD
- the LOC135108341 gene encoding CWF19-like protein 1 isoform X2; translation: MSEKVEKILVSGDVDGNFNQLFKRVANVNSKNGPFSMLLCVGNFFGQDNSQWLPYKRGEAKVPVPTYILGPSSEDRASNYPDMKGCELCENVIYLGPNGIYPSSSGLKMVYLSGKEAAGHAKSASTFTFDDISSLETQATAKPAIDILLTSQWPNAVCNYAKKPEGCDPQSSGSSMISRLAFKLRPRYHFCGTEGTYYERLPYRNHKVLLEPPRHVTRFIGLAKVGNPEKQKWLYAFNITPMSKCESTELVKQPPDVTECPFSDSNIARPPKQSSGKNTGGVQFFYDMDAKTGDDRGQKRKGGGGEGGEMKRLPPKPTGPCWFCLASPEVEKHLVVSVGDYTYLALAKGGLVSEHLLILPITHFQSTPDLDDDCLQEIEKFKRALKAMFKKKGKRAVFFERNYRSQHLQIQVVPVSDEAALHLMETFTNTAESSSIELDEIPKLSNISQIAPPGTPYFYAELPTGEKLFHRVKKNFPLQFGREVLASPPILNVTERIDWRECKMSKEEETDLRDRIREDFRPYDFTLEDDD